The sequence CAAGCACCTGTCTCACTACTAGCTAAATAAATAAGTCAAGACGGGCAATGGCACCAAAAAAACCTGTACAGTTTAGTTTACCCTGCCAAGAATTGATCCAAGAAACAATCTGAAGGTGTGGAGGCTCAGCGATGTGGTTGCACGTTGTGATCTTgggaggacgacgacgaagTTTGagtggggaaggaggaggaagatgggaTTGTAGTCGTACACGGCACACGTTAATATCTAATGGGCCGAATTGGGTCGTGAGCATAGATacaatttttgtattttttaaggTTGTTGAGTCgatctaaaattcaaaaaataaaggGATTCAATATCAcctaattaattttaaaaaaaataaataatgacCTAAAACTACCATTCGGATAACTACTCGCATCCTTATCGCGAGAATGCCCACGAACAGAATTTGGGTCGCGCTGGCCCTAACCATCCAATTGACCAATTCCACTCGCCAGTAACTCAGGCGGTCCCCGTTAACGGACCCACCTGTCAGAAATCCTCCTAAAATGGTTGTACCCGATCAAGTAGCAGCAGTTCCAGCAATCACGCATTCGGCATTCGTCGTCGTCCTCTCGCCTGCGAGCGGCTCTGCTCCCAACCGACGCGGCGACACCGAGTGGCGAGAGCAAGCATGAccacgcctccgccgccgcaacTCCTCCACCCCTCGCCGCAGGATCAGGTCGACGACCTTACCCAGGAGATCCTCCTCCGCATCCCGCCGTACAAGCCCAAGCGCCTCGTCCGCTGCTCCGCCGTCTGCAAACCCTGGCGCCTCCTCCTCACCGACCCCGCCTTCCTCCGCCGCTACCGCGCGTTCCACGGGGTGCCTCCCATGCTGGGCTTCCTCTTCAACGTGAAACTCCCCCGCAATCGCTTCGTCGCTCGTTTCGTCCGCACCACCTCCTTCCGCCCTCGCACCCTCGACCACAGCGACTGGTACGCGCGCGACTCACGCCACGGCCGCGTCCTCTTCCACAACCCCAGCTACGTGGAGGGTGACCCTGACCTCGTCGTATGGAACCCCATCACGGATGAGAAGTGGCAGCTGGCCTTTCCGTCGCTGGACTTCGAGGACTGGGACGCGGCGGTGCTCTGCGCCGCGTTTGGCGGCTGCGACCACCTCGACTGCCACGGCGGACCCTTCCTCGTGGCATTCGTGGGCACCGACAACGAAGGGATCACGTCCGCCTGCGTCTACTCCTCTGAGACCGCTACCTGGAGCGACGCGACCGTCGCTGAGCACCCCAATGACTTCGCCATCATGAACATGAAGCCCAGCGAGCTTGTGGGGAACACGATCTACTTCATCGCTGTAGATAGCAAGACAATTGTGGAGTACGACTTGGGCCGTCGGCAACTTGCGTTCATCGACCCGCCGTTCGCGTACCAGGGTTGCGGTGTCCTCATGCCGGCCATGGGCGGTGGGCTGGGGTTCACCGGCGTACGGGGTTCCTGCCTCTACCTGTGGTCGAGGGAGGCCGGTCCAGATGGAACTGCGGCATGGACGCAACGCAGAGTCATCGAGCTCAACACACTGCCCACTCGTGCCCCCTTGTACGGACCTACTGCGGCTGCGGTTGGCTTCGCTGCGGGCCTCGGCGTCATCTTCGTCACGACAGACGCTGGCGTCTTCGCGATCAACCTCAAGTCTTGCATAGCCAAGAAGGTGTCCAACAGGGGAAGCATCGACACTATCATTCCTTACACGACCTTCTATACTCCAGGTAATCTATAGTAGCTTGTAAAGCTCCTGTGTTCTTGCTTAGTTGTGATTTTCGAGTATTTAGTCAGGCTGCAAGCAAGATTTCTGTTTGTCATATAAAAGTGTGGATATATCTGCGCGGTTCAGAAAATTGGGGAATGAGAATATCACTGTCTAATATGCACTAAGTCAATCCCTAAATAACTTTTGGTGGGTTCAACTATAGAATGTTAACTCTTGAATTGTTGATCCATTTCCCCCCTCTTATCTCTGTTATGGCCGATCCGAAGAACACGTCCAAAACGAACCCATTCACTTGAATGTTTGAAATATCATGCCTTATAAGTTGGAATCTTGAGCTATAGCATGGATAAATTTGTCAATTGTATCTTTTCAGATCATGCTACGGGATGATCACCGCCGCCAAACGCCGGATCCATCCATTAACATGATGAACCTTCTGCTGTTGGCTTTGGCAGACCTGATGCTTCGAGTGCTTTATTTTCAGGTTGGCACTTTaagcaagaaaaaaaagttaGTGATCATGGTCAAAACTGTTGTTTCCGATTCTTTTTAGTACGAAAAGGGTGAGGCATCATCGTCGATTAGTTGTCTCTATTCTTGTTGAATTCTTAGCGATTGTGGCCTGAGATCTGTGTGTCCGGTTTACATTTCTGCTCCTTTTTGAGTAAATTTTCATGTCATGCTTGGCAAGGCAACTGAAATCGATAGACGAATCTGTTCCTTTTTTTCCTGGAAAATGGACCTCCGTGGTTCAGCGTTCCTGAAAAATGCACAACTCTTGCTGAATCCTGGCCTGTATTTTTAGACTAATTTTCTGATGCTGAATCTTGCATTTTTGGTCACCTCTGCTGGAATATACACTTCATACACGCAAATATGCTGCTGGTTTGGCCTTTGGTTTTGAATTCAGAAATTCAGCAAAAGGATTGATACCTTCTGGAGCATGCACTCTGCTGGAACATACATGTTGCTGAAATAAGCCAGTTTGATTCACACAAAGAAGTCATCATGGACAGGACATTGCCACTAAGAACAAACTCCCATATACGATGCTGAAACAAACAATTATGCTCACATATCTGAAGCTGATACAACACACTTAGTCACTTATAGTTGCAATTATTCATATATTTGGCCAAGAAGCAGATTGATATTCATTCATTCACATGATTGCTCTTGTTTTGAGCCTTTTTACTTGGCAGAAAAATTACGTGAAGGAAAAAGACTATTGTTTTACGGAACCTGATCCTGAAACTCTCAGGCTATTGAACAAGATCATTGCACACATTAGGCCCACGATCGGCCTCCTTTCTTCTTACTGGCCCCACCGGTTGCACGATGCATCCTTCCTCCGCCGCTGTCTCCACGCCGTTTCCAACTCCCTTCTCCCTCCGCGCCATCTTCGCGCTCCTCTTCTTTTTTCGTGTTAACcttcttctctcctcctccttctccagcATGATGCCACCACCCTATCCTCCTCCCCCGTCTCCAACGGCTTCCGTCACCATATCCGCGCCCATCACCCTCTCCCTCGCGCGGCGACACCTACACCCCGACACCGCCTGACTAGCAATTCACCTCCTGCTGGTAGCGTCCCTGACCCCACGTTCATCACCACCGTCGACCTCCCTCTAGAGCCGAAGCTCTCTCAAACCTTAACCCAACCCGTAGCACTAAACCCTAACCTTAACGGCTCGCACCGGCTGTCGCTGCGGCATGCTCCGGAGGTGACCTCGCGAAAATGacaggagaaagaagagagatcaGCCGTCGAATAGGCAGCAGTGAGCTACCTATCTCTTTCTATTACAGCGCGGTAGTACCGCTCACAGTGAGGCTATCCACGTCGGCTAGAAAGCGTGCGCCCTCGGATCATTATCGTGTGGTCAAATCCCATCGCCTGTCCATATCGTCTCGCACGGAAATCGAGAGTGCACCTCCTTCTCCTTATCATCTCGGGGAAGCAACTGAGAAATCGGCCGACAGCCAATCCCAGCTGCCGCCGTGCCGCCGTGGCATGCGCTCCCCGCTGCCTCCGCCGCACCGTGTGGTCTCCTATCACAGCGACGGGTGATCTCCACACGGCTCCGGCACCGCACGTCCTCCCCTCCCCACGCCGGTCCTCACCTCCTTCGGCATAAACACATCCCAATGGTGCCAAGATCCGCCCGCCAGCTCCGATCTTCCCTCGGGCGACTCCAGCGCCGCCGGCCCTCGTTCCCTTGCTCGGCGACGGGTAGCACCAAGCAACCCTTTCTTCCCAGACCGACGCGCTTCCCCTCCAAAAACGGCACCACCTTCTCTTGCAGGTCTGCACTGCCCGCCTCCTCTGTCCTCTGTCATATTCGTGGACAAGAAGATCGGCACGAGCACATCCCGAGGGCGCCTGGTGGCCGGTGGGTCGGGGGCGAAACGGTTTTATGGGACGAAGTGCTCAGGCCCAAGCCTGGCATGATTGTCTGACTGGTGGACCGAATGGACCGAGGCCCACTTGCCCAGTCGTTTACTTTCTCCTGGAACCCGTCCAcgtaggcggcggcggaggcggcagcaCTCATTTCTCGCCTGCGAGCGGCTCTTCCCCCAACCGATGCGGCGACACCGAGCGGCGAGAGCAACCATGACCACGCCTCCACCGCCGCAACTCCCCCACCCCTCGCCGCAGGATCAGGTCGACGACCTTACCCAGGAGATCCTCCTCCGCATCCCGCCGTACAAGCCCAAGCTCCTCGTCCGCTGCTCGGCCGTCTGCAAACCCTGGCGCCTCCTCCTCACCGACCCCGCCTTCCTACGCCGCTACCGCGCGTTCCACCGGGTGCCTCCCATGCTGGGCTTCCTCTTCAACCTGGACCTCTCCAGGGATTGCTTCGGCGCGCGGTTCGTCCGCACCACTCCCTTCCGCCCTCGCACCCTCGACCACGGCTACTGGTACGCGCGCGACTCCCGCCACGGCCGCGTTCTCTTCCGCAACCTCAACTGCGACCCTGACCTCGTCGTCTGGAACCCCATCACGGATGAGCGGTGGGGTCTTCCCCTGCCGGTGGCCTCGTACACGTACTGGGACGCGACAGTGCTCTGCGCCGCGGCCGCGCGCGAAGGCAGCGGCGAGTGCGACCACCTCGACTGCCACGGCGGGCCCTTCCTCGTGGCATTCGTGGGCACCAATGACGAAGACGGGATCACGTGCGCCTGCGTCTACTCCTCGGAGACCGCCGCCTGGAGCGACGCGACCGTCGCTGAGCACCCCGAAGACCTCGCCGAAATGGACATGAAGCCCGCCGCGCTTGTGGGGAACACGATCTACTGCCTCGCTGCACAGAACAAGACAATCGTGGAGTACGACTTGGGAAGCCGTCAACTCGCGTTCATCGACCCGCCGTTCGCGTATGAGGATCGTGGTGTCCTAATGCCCGCGGCGGGCGGTGGACTGGGGTTCGCCGGCGTGAAGGGTTCCTGCCTCTACCTGTTGTCGAGAGAGGTCATTCCTGACAGAAGTGCGGCATGGACGCAACGCAGAGTCATCGAGCTCAACACACTGCCCACTGGTGACCCCTTCTACCCACATACTGTGGTTGGCTTCGCGGCGGGCCTCGGCGTCATCTTCGTCACGACAGACGCTGGCGTCTTCGCGATCAACCTCAACTCTTGCATAGCCAAGAAGGTGTCCAACAGGGGAAGCATCGACACTGTCATTCCTTATATTAGCTTCTATACTCCAGGTAATCTCAAGTTACCCTGTACAGCTCCTATATACGTGCTTTTGTTACTTTCGAGTATTTAGCTAGGCTGCAAGCAATATTTCGGTTTGTCATATAAAAGTGTCGATGCAGATATCTGTGCTCAAGGAAATTGATTTTATTAAATTGGAGGATCGCAATCTAACTAGAGAATGTTAAATCTTGAAATTGGCTTGATACAACTAGGAACTTGTTGatcctttttttctcttatctcctCTATGGCCAATCTGAAGCGCACATCGCAAACAAACACAGTCACATGAGTACTTGAAAATTGAAATATCTTGAGGTTTATAAGTTTACCAATTGTATATTTTCAGATCATGCTACGGGCTGATCACCAGTTCACCACCGTCATGAGAAGGCCAGGAACCATCCATTAATATGATGAACCTTCTGCTGTCGGCTTATGGCAGACCTGATGCTTTAAGTGCTTCGTTTTCACTTGGGCAGTTTGAGCAAGAAAAGAGTTAGTGATCATGGTCAATTTAGTAAGTATTGTTTCCAATTGGGCAATTCAAGTAAGAAAAGAGTCAGTAATCATGGTCCATTAGTTGTCTGTATTCCTGCTTAATTCTTAGGGATCGTGGCATGAGATCTATGTGTTAGGTTTACATTTCTGCTCTGTTTTTAGTAGATCGTTCGTTTCATCATTGGCAGGGCAATCTGGAACTGATAGATGAATATGTCCTTTTTCCTGAAAAATGAACCTCTGTGGTTAAGCTTCAGTACACAACTTCTTGAATGATGTTATGTGAATATTGTCATTGTAGCGAATGATGTTTTGTGAGCACGAAACTTGTATCGGCATTTGTCAAGTTGTCAAGCACCTATGCAACTTCCTAAACTTATGCATCCGGAGATGTAATATTTTCGCATCCCCTGCTCATCTTATGCAGCATACACCACTTATATGTCGCTGAACCCTGCATTTTTAGACTCGTTTCTGATGCTGAATCTTGCATTTTTGGTCACATGTATGCTGCTAGAACATATACTGCATCGATGCTGCCAAAATCCTGCACTTTTGGTAAAAATATGCTGCTGCCTGCTGGTATGGCCTTTGGTTTTGAATTCAGAAATTGAGCAAAAGGATTCATACATTCAGGGTCATGCACTCTGCTGGAACATACATGCTGCTGAATAGGCCAGTCTGATTCACATATAAAGGTCGACTTGGACAAGAAATTGCCGCTGGAAGCAAACTTTACATACACGATGCTCAAACAAGCAATTATGATCACATACATGAAGCTGATACAACAGACCTAATTTCTTATAATTGCTTGCATACTACTGGCAACTGCACTCTACTGAACTCTCAGGCTCAACTATAAACCAGAACAGGGTTGCCCGTGTACTAGCCTAATGTGTGTGTCTGAAGATGTCGTCTGCTGTTTGGCTCCGACATTCTCTTTGTGCAATCACGCACCTTATTAGCGCTGAATGTACCTGTTTGTGGGCTAATAAATCTCACCtcggaaaagaaaaaaaaaagtacaacacAGGCGTCGGGTGCGGTGTCCAAAGTCAAAACAATCCTGTGCACTTCGCTGTGATGCGGCGTCGAATGCGGGTGGCCCCGGCGTGGACGCCTGGGCGGCGGCTGCCCCGACGGGGCGGGGCGAGCTGGGCTTATATTCTGCTTCTCCTTGCAAGTTTCAACGGCTTCATGGGGACTAGAGCTCAGGCCGCTGGCATGAGTGAACTGGCGGGCCGTCAAGGCCGCAAAGTCATCATAATGGACCGAGGGTCAGAGGCCCAGTGGCCCAGTTTTTTCTTTCTCCCGTCGTGTTCAGTGTTCACGGAGTtagcggcggcgcggcggctggGTTGTACGGCGGCGCTCCGGGCGGGGACGTGGGAGGCAGTCACCAACCGCCGGAGCCATAGAAGATAAGGAGCAGTTCACAGCACGCCATCCACTATTCCGAGTCAATGACTGGAGGTTGTGTCACTGTACTTGAGGTGGCGTTTGGATAGCTCGTGGTTTTGGATTAAGGAAATCAGATGAGATATGATGGGTAGGTTTGAGTTAGAGTTATGAAGTTTTAATCTCATTCTTTTGTTGGGTGTCATTGTTTTGGATCAAGTTAGtgaaagaagaagagtaatTTCAACAAAAAGAAGCGGCAGTGACAGTGTCTTCACATTTCTCGATCATAACTCATCCTCTCCGCTGGGTTTAGATCGGTGAAAAATAAGTCTCTCTTTTTCAATCTCAAAcctatattttttctcattCCCTCCAATCAAACATGGCAAAAGATATCCTTCACTCCCTATTTCCGTTTCCCACCTACCATTTCCCAGAATCCAAACGCCATCTCTTCTCTGGCCTGCTGGACAAGGAGGTGATAAGGGTTTCCGATTGAGCTGTAGGAGAAGAGGAGAGCCATGGTTGGCAGCACCCTGGTTCATCCGTCCATTGCAATGGCGTTGGAGTTGCTTGTTCTGAGAAACACTGAGCCTGGGATGACAAACTCCTCGCGTTTGCTCCATTGCCTGAAACTCGATGTTCTTGGGAGGTGCCTGATTTTGTGCCTGTCACTGGTTTCCCTTAATCCCGTTACGCTCTGGCATTAATTAGTCTTGTGAGGAACATCAATCCGATCAGTAAGATTTCAGGTTGGGTGACCTGAGAACGGTGCTAGTGTAATCCAGAGAATCAAATGGTTGATGTATAGTGTGAATGGACGATGCTGTATTTCTTTTCAGTTCAGTGATGTACATGTTCAGTGCAGGGTCCCCTTTT is a genomic window of Phragmites australis chromosome 24, lpPhrAust1.1, whole genome shotgun sequence containing:
- the LOC133907957 gene encoding uncharacterized protein LOC133907957, with the protein product MTTPPPPQLLHPSPQDQVDDLTQEILLRIPPYKPKRLVRCSAVCKPWRLLLTDPAFLRRYRAFHGVPPMLGFLFNVKLPRNRFVARFVRTTSFRPRTLDHSDWYARDSRHGRVLFHNPSYVEGDPDLVVWNPITDEKWQLAFPSLDFEDWDAAVLCAAFGGCDHLDCHGGPFLVAFVGTDNEGITSACVYSSETATWSDATVAEHPNDFAIMNMKPSELVGNTIYFIAVDSKTIVEYDLGRRQLAFIDPPFAYQGCGVLMPAMGGGLGFTGVRGSCLYLWSREAGPDGTAAWTQRRVIELNTLPTRAPLYGPTAAAVGFAAGLGVIFVTTDAGVFAINLKSCIAKKVSNRGSIDTIIPYTTFYTPDHATG
- the LOC133907958 gene encoding uncharacterized protein LOC133907958 — translated: MRRHRAARATMTTPPPPQLPHPSPQDQVDDLTQEILLRIPPYKPKLLVRCSAVCKPWRLLLTDPAFLRRYRAFHRVPPMLGFLFNLDLSRDCFGARFVRTTPFRPRTLDHGYWYARDSRHGRVLFRNLNCDPDLVVWNPITDERWGLPLPVASYTYWDATVLCAAAAREGSGECDHLDCHGGPFLVAFVGTNDEDGITCACVYSSETAAWSDATVAEHPEDLAEMDMKPAALVGNTIYCLAAQNKTIVEYDLGSRQLAFIDPPFAYEDRGVLMPAAGGGLGFAGVKGSCLYLLSREVIPDRSAAWTQRRVIELNTLPTGDPFYPHTVVGFAAGLGVIFVTTDAGVFAINLNSCIAKKVSNRGSIDTVIPYISFYTPDHATG